Proteins encoded by one window of Deltaproteobacteria bacterium:
- the hemC gene encoding hydroxymethylbilane synthase, whose protein sequence is MSRQLHKDILRLGTRASLLALRQANWVKAKVEEQNPGVEVTLVHIKTQGDKIDVPLFNVGGKGLFVKEIEEALLGGDVDLAVHSAKDLPILIPEGLALIAFPEREDPRDALISKDGRPWGKIPPGGRVGTSSLRRQAQLLNLRPDLEIVPLRGNLDTRIKKLSTLNLDAIILASAGLRRMGWE, encoded by the coding sequence ATGAGCCGTCAACTTCATAAAGATATACTTCGGCTGGGAACTCGAGCGAGTCTTCTGGCTTTGCGCCAGGCCAATTGGGTAAAGGCGAAAGTGGAAGAACAAAACCCCGGAGTGGAAGTTACTTTGGTACACATTAAGACCCAAGGGGATAAGATAGATGTCCCCCTCTTCAATGTGGGAGGGAAAGGTCTTTTCGTTAAGGAGATTGAAGAGGCTTTACTGGGTGGTGATGTTGATTTAGCCGTGCATAGCGCCAAAGACCTTCCGATTCTTATCCCTGAAGGGCTGGCGCTTATCGCTTTTCCGGAGAGAGAAGATCCCCGGGATGCGCTCATATCCAAGGATGGAAGGCCTTGGGGAAAAATTCCTCCCGGGGGAAGAGTGGGGACAAGTAGCTTGAGAAGGCAAGCGCAACTTCTTAACTTACGACCCGACCTGGAAATCGTCCCCTTACGGGGTAATTTGGACACGCGGATCAAGAAACTTTCAACTTTAAATCTGGATGCCATCATTTTAGCCTCCGCAGGATTGCGCAGGATGGGGTGGGAAGA
- the hemA gene encoding glutamyl-tRNA reductase: MEIVLIGLSHKTAPVEVRERFSIPKEQVEDFLGRLVALPGVREGMILSTCNRMEVLTVLEVSDDWADRLKDFLAGVAGMSGYDLAPYLYTLRGEDAIRHLFRVTASMDSMVLGEPQILGQVKEAYRQAVDSKAVGLVLNKLSHRSFFVAKRVRTETKMTSQAVSVSFAAVELAKKIMGNLDDKRAMLIGAGEMSDLAARHLISQGVNEIWVTNRTPTRAMEMAQELGGRAVPFEDFPQMLKDVDIVVSSTGSTHYIILKEQLAGVIRARKNKPMFFIDIAVPRDVDPTINELDNIYVYDIDDLQGVVKSNKEERRKEVLKAEEIVQQGVESFKCWLSSLEVVPTILDLRQHLEKIRQREMAKTLALLKNASEEEHKALDLLTQSIINKILHHPISLLKHQENRGQGKLYVDMTRKIFHLDEEEDEPSTS; encoded by the coding sequence ATGGAAATCGTTTTAATCGGGTTGAGTCATAAGACCGCCCCCGTAGAAGTTCGGGAAAGATTTTCTATTCCCAAAGAACAGGTGGAAGATTTTCTAGGGCGGCTAGTTGCTTTGCCAGGAGTACGGGAGGGTATGATTCTCTCTACCTGTAACCGGATGGAAGTATTAACCGTCCTGGAAGTCAGCGATGATTGGGCGGACCGCCTAAAAGATTTTCTGGCCGGGGTTGCTGGAATGTCTGGGTACGACCTAGCACCTTATCTCTATACCTTAAGAGGCGAAGATGCCATAAGACACCTTTTTCGAGTTACGGCAAGTATGGATTCCATGGTTCTGGGGGAGCCGCAGATCTTAGGTCAAGTGAAAGAAGCTTATCGGCAAGCCGTGGATAGTAAAGCCGTCGGTTTGGTTCTAAACAAACTATCTCACCGCTCGTTTTTTGTAGCCAAGCGCGTCCGCACGGAGACGAAGATGACCAGTCAGGCGGTCTCGGTGAGCTTTGCCGCGGTGGAACTGGCCAAAAAAATTATGGGCAACTTGGACGATAAACGGGCTATGCTCATCGGGGCGGGAGAAATGTCTGATCTTGCGGCCAGACATTTAATTAGCCAGGGGGTAAACGAAATTTGGGTAACCAATCGAACTCCTACTAGGGCCATGGAAATGGCTCAAGAGCTGGGAGGGCGAGCGGTTCCTTTTGAAGACTTTCCCCAAATGCTCAAGGATGTGGACATCGTAGTGAGCTCCACAGGATCCACCCATTATATTATCCTTAAAGAACAGCTGGCTGGAGTGATCCGGGCTCGAAAAAATAAGCCGATGTTTTTCATCGACATCGCCGTTCCTCGGGACGTGGATCCGACAATCAATGAACTCGACAATATCTATGTTTATGACATTGATGACCTTCAAGGGGTTGTGAAATCGAACAAAGAAGAGAGGCGGAAAGAAGTCTTGAAGGCCGAGGAAATTGTCCAACAGGGGGTCGAGTCATTCAAATGCTGGTTGAGCAGCCTGGAAGTTGTTCCGACCATATTGGACTTGCGCCAGCACCTGGAAAAGATTCGCCAGCGAGAGATGGCCAAAACCCTTGCCCTACTAAAAAATGCTTCGGAAGAAGAACATAAAGCCTTAGACCTCTTGACTCAATCCATTATCAACAAAATTCTCCACCACCCCATCTCTCTGTTGAAACATCAAGAGAATAGAGGGCAGGGGAAACTTTATGTGGATATGACCCGGAAGATTTTTCACCTGGATGAAGAGGAAGATGAGCCGTCAACTTCATAA
- the ccsB gene encoding c-type cytochrome biogenesis protein CcsB, producing the protein MNIIFFQAALIFYLLGTASSLVFLIFLGKIFSHIGKLALTGGFAVHSLALVLRYSEAGHTPITNLHESLSFFAWSIVGVYLLLHLKYRVEVLAAFISPVAAVLIILSSLFPKDILPLAPVLESYWLPIHVIFAFIGNAMFTIAFAVGVMYLIQERQIKSKKIGPFYYRLPALKVLDDLNYRCLTFGFPLLTLGIISGSVWAESAWGSYWSWDPKETWSLITWFLYAALLHGRLTGGWRGRRAAIFAIVGFGALVFSFLGVNLLLTGLHSYN; encoded by the coding sequence ATGAATATAATTTTTTTTCAGGCAGCTCTAATCTTTTACCTCTTAGGCACCGCATCTTCGCTGGTTTTTTTGATTTTCCTGGGAAAAATATTCTCCCACATAGGGAAATTGGCTTTAACGGGAGGCTTCGCCGTTCATTCCTTAGCCCTGGTCTTAAGGTACAGCGAAGCCGGACACACGCCCATTACCAACCTGCATGAATCCCTGTCCTTTTTTGCCTGGTCAATCGTAGGCGTTTACCTCCTCCTCCACCTCAAATATCGGGTGGAAGTTTTGGCGGCGTTCATTTCCCCCGTGGCAGCGGTGCTGATCATCCTGTCATCCCTTTTTCCCAAAGATATTTTACCCTTGGCACCGGTCTTGGAAAGTTATTGGCTGCCCATTCATGTTATATTCGCCTTCATCGGGAACGCCATGTTTACCATAGCCTTTGCCGTCGGAGTCATGTACCTAATTCAGGAGCGGCAGATTAAATCCAAAAAGATCGGACCATTCTACTACCGCCTACCTGCCCTCAAGGTTTTAGATGATTTGAATTACCGGTGCCTGACTTTCGGTTTCCCCCTTTTGACCTTAGGGATTATCAGCGGGTCGGTTTGGGCGGAAAGCGCCTGGGGATCTTATTGGAGCTGGGACCCCAAGGAAACCTGGTCGCTCATTACCTGGTTCCTTTATGCTGCCCTCCTGCACGGGAGGTTGACCGGGGGGTGGCGAGGTCGCCGGGCGGCCATTTTCGCCATTGTGGGATTCGGTGCTTTGGTCTTTAGTTTCTTAGGGGTAAATCTGCTGCTGACCGGACTGCATTCGTATAATTAA
- a CDS encoding bifunctional precorrin-2 dehydrogenase/sirohydrochlorin ferrochelatase: MKYYPVLLDLDGKLCVVVGGGRVAERKVRSLLQVGALVKVISPQLTQSLSRLKERGKIIHSQRAYRSGDLHRAFLAIAATDDRRANERVFSQALRQKIPVNVVDDPAHSSFIVPSLVQRGDLLIAISTSGQSPALARALRQKLQKEIGAEYIYLLKLLGAVRKKILSLGLGQKRNQVIFRKLAGKDLLPLIRKNDYTGLENRMKTLLGSGFSLKELGLRR, translated from the coding sequence ATGAAATATTATCCGGTCTTGCTGGACTTGGACGGTAAGCTTTGCGTGGTAGTGGGGGGAGGCCGGGTGGCTGAGCGGAAAGTCCGCAGCCTCCTTCAAGTGGGTGCTCTGGTCAAAGTGATCAGCCCTCAATTGACCCAATCTCTTTCACGCTTAAAAGAGAGAGGGAAAATCATCCACTCTCAACGCGCTTACCGTTCTGGCGATTTGCACAGGGCATTTTTGGCCATAGCCGCCACTGATGACCGCCGGGCAAATGAACGTGTTTTTAGCCAGGCTCTCAGACAGAAGATTCCGGTTAACGTGGTGGACGATCCAGCTCATAGCAGTTTTATCGTCCCGTCCTTGGTGCAAAGGGGGGATTTGTTAATCGCCATATCCACCTCTGGACAGAGCCCTGCTTTGGCCAGAGCTTTGCGTCAAAAACTCCAAAAAGAAATCGGCGCTGAGTACATTTATCTGTTGAAACTTCTGGGCGCTGTGCGCAAAAAAATACTCTCTTTGGGGTTGGGCCAGAAGCGTAACCAGGTTATCTTCCGAAAATTGGCCGGAAAAGACCTTCTCCCTTTGATTCGGAAAAATGACTATACGGGGTTGGAAAACCGCATGAAAACCTTACTGGGTTCCGGGTTCTCATTGAAGGAGTTAGGGCTCAGGCGATGA
- the hisH gene encoding imidazole glycerol phosphate synthase subunit HisH — protein sequence MIVIVDYGMGNLRSVHKALERVGFQASVTQDPAEVKKAAGLIVPGVGAFKKAMENLQELGLVNPIIEFVESGKPFLGICLGLQLLFSGSDEFGFQKGLSLFKGRVVRFPFSHPAASPPKDLLKVPHMGWNTVHIHKRPPVLDGIADGAYFYFVHSYYPVPEEQEIVATTTDYGGEFVSSVSRGNLFACQFHPEKSQSVGLKLLKNFGRLVNR from the coding sequence ATGATTGTCATCGTTGATTATGGCATGGGGAATTTGCGCAGCGTGCACAAAGCTTTGGAACGGGTGGGTTTTCAGGCTTCCGTGACCCAGGACCCGGCTGAGGTGAAAAAGGCTGCTGGCCTTATCGTTCCCGGGGTTGGCGCTTTCAAGAAAGCCATGGAAAATTTGCAAGAACTCGGGTTGGTGAACCCCATCATCGAATTTGTTGAAAGCGGTAAACCGTTCTTAGGAATCTGTCTGGGCCTGCAGCTTCTTTTTTCCGGAAGCGATGAGTTTGGTTTTCAAAAAGGCCTATCCCTTTTCAAAGGCCGGGTGGTACGGTTTCCCTTCTCTCATCCCGCCGCATCGCCACCCAAAGATTTATTGAAAGTTCCGCACATGGGCTGGAATACCGTGCATATTCATAAACGCCCGCCGGTTCTGGACGGCATCGCCGATGGAGCCTACTTTTATTTTGTCCATTCCTACTACCCGGTTCCCGAAGAGCAAGAGATTGTAGCCACCACCACGGATTATGGGGGGGAATTTGTCTCCAGCGTTAGCCGAGGCAATTTATTTGCTTGCCAATTCCATCCGGAAAAGAGCCAAAGCGTTGGTTTGAAGCTTCTTAAAAACTTTGGCCGCCTGGTAAACCGATGA
- the hisB gene encoding imidazoleglycerol-phosphate dehydratase HisB, with product MVRQAKVSRATKETSIIVDLNLDGSGKHRIATTIPFLDHMLSLMTAHGLFDLRVKAQGDTKVDFHHTVEDVGICLGKALKQALGQKEGVRRYGSAFVPMDESLASVHMDLSGRPCLIYHLTLRKRKIGDFDTELVKEFFQALVNSSAITLHAQVVYGSNGHHMVESLFKAFGRALRQAVAKDEKVRGVPSTKGSL from the coding sequence ATGGTGCGCCAGGCCAAGGTTTCCCGCGCGACCAAAGAGACATCGATAATTGTTGATCTGAACCTGGATGGATCGGGCAAACACCGCATTGCTACAACGATTCCATTCCTCGATCACATGCTCAGCCTGATGACGGCCCATGGCCTCTTTGACCTGAGAGTGAAGGCCCAGGGGGACACGAAGGTCGACTTCCATCATACAGTGGAAGATGTGGGCATATGCCTGGGAAAGGCCCTGAAGCAGGCATTAGGCCAAAAAGAAGGAGTTCGGCGTTATGGGTCAGCCTTCGTTCCTATGGATGAGAGTTTAGCTTCTGTCCACATGGATCTATCGGGGCGCCCGTGTCTGATCTATCATCTTACCCTGCGGAAGAGAAAAATCGGAGATTTTGATACAGAATTGGTCAAGGAATTTTTTCAAGCCCTGGTTAACAGCTCAGCCATTACCCTTCATGCCCAAGTAGTCTATGGGAGCAACGGCCATCACATGGTGGAATCCCTTTTCAAGGCATTCGGCCGTGCCTTGCGTCAGGCTGTAGCGAAGGATGAAAAAGTTCGAGGGGTGCCCTCAACCAAAGGAAGCTTATGA
- a CDS encoding amidohydrolase family protein, whose product MPVIDFHVHIGDPGQMKPWVITYFQNYGKGSGAEEVIGKDGRMDPSALVEMMRKNGVDYAVILAELSPITTGIISNEHVAEFCKGRKELIPFANLNPYLSTRLGEELERCVHELGMKGIKLYPTYQQFYPNDRVLYPLYSKAQELRIPVMVHTGSSLFRGSRMKYGNPVLLDDVAVDFPELTLIQVHSGRGFWYDASFFLAQLHPRIYMEIAGLPPQNLLKYFPELEKNAEKILFGSDWPGVPGIGKNIKTIRSLPIKEETKKKILGENAAKILKFLKKI is encoded by the coding sequence ATGCCAGTTATTGATTTTCATGTACATATTGGGGATCCTGGTCAAATGAAACCCTGGGTGATCACCTACTTTCAGAATTACGGGAAAGGTTCGGGGGCGGAAGAGGTTATTGGAAAAGATGGGCGGATGGACCCTTCGGCTCTGGTTGAGATGATGCGCAAGAACGGGGTTGATTATGCCGTAATTCTCGCCGAGCTCAGCCCGATCACAACTGGCATCATCAGCAACGAACACGTGGCCGAGTTCTGCAAGGGTCGAAAGGAATTAATTCCCTTTGCCAATTTGAACCCTTATCTCAGTACCCGCCTGGGAGAAGAATTGGAGCGGTGTGTTCATGAACTGGGGATGAAAGGAATTAAGCTTTATCCAACCTATCAGCAGTTTTATCCCAATGACCGGGTGCTTTACCCTCTTTATTCCAAAGCGCAGGAGCTCAGAATTCCGGTGATGGTCCATACGGGTTCTTCCTTATTCCGCGGATCAAGGATGAAATATGGAAATCCGGTTTTATTAGATGACGTTGCGGTTGATTTTCCAGAGCTCACCTTGATTCAAGTTCACAGCGGAAGAGGATTCTGGTATGACGCGTCTTTTTTCCTGGCCCAACTTCATCCCCGTATCTACATGGAAATTGCCGGCCTGCCGCCGCAGAATCTCTTAAAGTATTTTCCGGAACTGGAGAAGAATGCGGAGAAGATTCTCTTCGGGTCGGACTGGCCAGGGGTTCCCGGGATTGGGAAGAACATCAAAACGATTCGGTCTTTGCCCATTAAAGAGGAGACTAAAAAGAAAATCCTGGGAGAGAATGCCGCCAAAATTCTGAAGTTTTTAAAAAAAATTTAG
- a CDS encoding RNA-binding protein, with translation MAKKLFVGGLSWDTTDDGLRQAFASYGEITEAKVITDRDTGRSRGFGFVTFAQDEDAKTAISKMDGTNLDGKTIKVNEAQEKSPRGGGRSGGGFGGGRGGGRNRW, from the coding sequence ATGGCTAAGAAACTATTTGTAGGAGGGCTGAGCTGGGACACGACGGACGACGGTCTGCGCCAGGCGTTCGCGTCTTATGGAGAAATCACCGAAGCCAAGGTCATCACCGACCGCGATACGGGGCGCTCCCGAGGCTTTGGATTCGTTACCTTCGCTCAGGATGAGGATGCCAAAACGGCGATATCCAAGATGGATGGAACGAACCTTGACGGCAAAACCATTAAGGTTAATGAGGCCCAGGAAAAGAGTCCTCGCGGAGGAGGCCGATCCGGCGGTGGTTTTGGAGGCGGTCGTGGCGGCGGACGCAATCGCTGGTAG
- a CDS encoding M20/M25/M40 family metallo-hydrolase, whose translation MGIDWGKVKEEAVQILRDYIKIDTTNPPGKELPGALYLQSFLQKEGLPAMVLESQPERGNLFCAMKGTDNLSPLILLHHIDVVPAEAEKWKNPPYSGALIDGEVWGRGTQDCKSLGVIELAAFLLLARERFKSKRDIVYLATADEETGGKWGVGWLFQNHPQLMKAEYVINEGGGIGMAVGQRNVYTCQTAEKGICWLKLTFRGKPGHGSVPHDDNCVVKMAKAIDRISSYRSPLHRTLTTENFIKGIAEEQSFPRSFMLKQLLNPLLSRSMEKRIPDAGLKGMVGAILRNTFVPTVVQAGQKTNVIPSECFFQVDCRILPGVEPEMIKAEMRELLGDFKDYDVEVLQTSPASESPANKALYQVIEKTLKRLDPKSKMIPAMLTGATDSRFFREKGTVAYGFQPMTPTQNLSEYLGRVHGHDERISAENLLFGTRLLYEMLKDFCG comes from the coding sequence ATGGGCATTGACTGGGGAAAAGTAAAAGAAGAAGCCGTTCAGATTCTGAGGGATTATATAAAAATTGATACAACCAATCCACCCGGGAAGGAATTGCCAGGGGCCCTCTACCTCCAGAGCTTTTTGCAAAAAGAAGGATTGCCAGCCATGGTGTTAGAGTCCCAACCTGAGAGAGGGAACTTGTTTTGTGCGATGAAGGGGACCGATAATCTTTCGCCCCTCATTCTTCTCCACCATATCGATGTAGTGCCTGCGGAAGCAGAAAAATGGAAAAATCCTCCTTATTCCGGAGCGTTGATTGATGGCGAAGTTTGGGGGCGAGGGACTCAGGACTGTAAATCATTAGGGGTAATTGAGCTTGCCGCTTTTCTATTGCTTGCCCGAGAAAGATTCAAGTCTAAACGCGACATCGTTTACCTGGCTACAGCCGACGAAGAGACAGGGGGAAAATGGGGGGTAGGCTGGCTCTTTCAAAATCATCCCCAATTAATGAAAGCGGAATACGTGATCAACGAGGGTGGAGGGATTGGCATGGCCGTTGGCCAACGAAACGTCTATACCTGCCAGACGGCTGAGAAGGGAATTTGCTGGCTGAAACTTACCTTTCGCGGCAAACCCGGGCATGGTTCCGTTCCCCATGATGATAATTGTGTTGTAAAAATGGCCAAAGCGATTGATAGGATTTCTTCCTACCGCTCTCCTCTTCACCGCACCCTGACGACCGAGAACTTTATCAAAGGGATCGCTGAGGAACAAAGCTTTCCGAGGTCTTTTATGCTGAAGCAACTTCTCAACCCGCTTTTATCCAGGAGTATGGAAAAACGAATCCCAGACGCGGGCCTAAAAGGGATGGTGGGGGCGATCCTGAGAAATACCTTCGTTCCCACGGTAGTCCAGGCGGGGCAGAAGACCAATGTCATTCCCAGTGAGTGTTTTTTCCAGGTAGATTGCCGTATTCTTCCTGGCGTAGAACCAGAAATGATCAAAGCGGAAATGAGAGAATTGCTTGGCGATTTCAAAGATTATGATGTGGAGGTTTTACAAACTTCACCAGCCTCCGAATCCCCAGCCAACAAAGCCCTCTATCAAGTGATAGAGAAAACTCTCAAACGTTTAGATCCAAAGTCTAAAATGATTCCGGCCATGCTTACCGGGGCGACCGATTCGCGGTTTTTCCGGGAGAAAGGGACAGTCGCTTATGGATTCCAGCCCATGACTCCAACCCAAAATCTATCAGAGTACCTTGGCCGGGTACATGGGCATGACGAACGCATATCCGCAGAAAACCTCCTTTTCGGTACAAGGTTGCTCTACGAAATGCTCAAAGATTTTTGCGGGTGA